TCGCAGTCTTGATCAAGACCCCGCCGGGTCCGTCGCGGCGCAGCTCTGCGGCTCTACGCAGCAGCGCGTCGGTGCCTTCGATCGCTTCGACTCCGAGAACGAGGCCTTGCTGGACCACGGCCGCCTGGCCGACGTCCAGCCGGCCGAGCGCCTGGACGATCTCCAGGCCTCGCGCGATATCGGCGTCCGCTTGGGCATCGGGTCGATGTCGTCCGTAGACGCCCGCCGCGATCAGCAGGTCGCCGAGGATGTCCTGCACGGCGATCACCCGAAAGCCCTCCTCTTCCTCCAGCGCGCGAACGACGGCGCCCAGCAGGCCATCGTCACCGAAGGCGCGACGCCCGACCTGCGCGACGAACTTCGCTGCGCGCGCATCGAGGCGCAGCTTGAGCAGGCTCGGGCGCCGAATGGGACCCGCCAGAACCAGTTCCTCGACCTTCTCGCCGCGCAATCGCTCGAGGGCTTCGCCGGCATGGCCGAGATGTGTCCAGAGCGAAGGCGCCGCCTCCGCCGTCGCCGTATCGGTCTGACCGTGAAAGGCGATCACGAAGACTTCGCGGCCCTGGGCGCGGGCTGCTGCGATCAGGCGGCGCGGAAGCGCGCCTCCGCCGGCGAGCACGCCAAGCTTCGGCAGTTCGGTAGTCGCGGCTGCATCGTCGAGCTTGCGAACGTCAATGCCCATGGCCCGGCTTCGGTCGACAAAGGGGCCGCGACGAGTCCTGGCGCACGAACTCGACGATTGCCTGGACCACGTCGTTGGTGTCGTGTTCCTCGGCCACCTGCCCGATCCGCTCTGCCAAAGTTCCTTCGCTTGCAAAAAGCTGCTGATAAGCCGCCATCAAACCCTGGATCGCAGTTTTGTCGAAGCCCCGGCGCCTCATCCCGATGATATTCACTCCCGACAGGCGCGCGCGCTCGCCCATCGCCAGTCCGTAGGGGATGACGTCGTGTTCGATGCCCGACATGCCGCCGATCATCGCGTGAGCGCCGATCCTCACGAACTGGTGGACCGCCGAAAGTCCTCCGATGGTGGCGTGATCTCCGACGTGGACGTGCCCGGCCAGTGTCGCGTTGTTGGCCAGAATGACCCTGTCGCCG
This genomic stretch from Algihabitans albus harbors:
- a CDS encoding LpxI family protein, giving the protein MGIDVRKLDDAAATTELPKLGVLAGGGALPRRLIAAARAQGREVFVIAFHGQTDTATAEAAPSLWTHLGHAGEALERLRGEKVEELVLAGPIRRPSLLKLRLDARAAKFVAQVGRRAFGDDGLLGAVVRALEEEEGFRVIAVQDILGDLLIAAGVYGRHRPDAQADADIARGLEIVQALGRLDVGQAAVVQQGLVLGVEAIEGTDALLRRAAELRRDGPGGVLIKTAKPGQETRVDLPTIGLETVERAKSAGLRGLAVQAGATLVVERQGVVAACDEAALFLIGLDLDHRQ
- the lpxA gene encoding acyl-ACP--UDP-N-acetylglucosamine O-acyltransferase, with amino-acid sequence MSSVETSGVHATAIVDPSARLGSGVRIGPYCVVGGEVTLDDEVVLHSHVVVEGRTTVGPRTQIFPFASIGHRPQDLKYDGETSALSIGSDCMIREHVTMNPGTEGGGMLTQVGSGCLFMVGAHVAHDCKIGDRVILANNATLAGHVHVGDHATIGGLSAVHQFVRIGAHAMIGGMSGIEHDVIPYGLAMGERARLSGVNIIGMRRRGFDKTAIQGLMAAYQQLFASEGTLAERIGQVAEEHDTNDVVQAIVEFVRQDSSRPLCRPKPGHGH